The Castanea sativa cultivar Marrone di Chiusa Pesio chromosome 11, ASM4071231v1 genome contains a region encoding:
- the LOC142614554 gene encoding uncharacterized protein LOC142614554 isoform X1, whose translation MASEEVAANTETEEETIAVKKQKRSRRVSFADVEITSVHIFNRDDEDLSSSPSSPNSTGGHPQKPLGLFSDLVDGDDFRDSSPNQHRNPFLRPLGSPSLSPSPFAASASSVDDEDNFFGPVSADFIRPERLLDSAASDDITMDSTAFSMHFRSLARSDSGGDAKTPTAHRLDFEEKTPFQNATPTDSDSLMVLTKAKKPGLQSLVPVDKVSGGKDSNDMSIVGENPRSFDYGRLSPRLDALLAEGSEDLNAVSDSMLIDSNLLKNTEDMHNMFAEAVDLALTKMGEGNGGSMSFPTDQIIYDHQVVTPKQFNKESKEFTEDATGTGRPIFQFTDDNRGTPSNEDGRVLKSDVHAHHEPEFQPLSGGGVKENSPEIRRCDSDIDQKSGQRYRSPFDGYITLLSSKQRELIVNTPNSAQHMGIVTPSSKPPGSFLSKERIRHVAGLSSLPKSISKFNIPDPSPRPSSLIEGIDKLKQRLSNYSSMPSPLNSASAGNSKELQYRYLDSPITRLEEQLSTADVKNGEDKKLINIDGDGIESPKSIGKLSQNKEAAGLAKDRVSPNYMSTGLLSKDKAKNLMTVVASPSQFTQSGGKVNQNFLMSENPIERTLVTSGADSSLVKIKLDNREVTKGTVISDQLVSTPVKSLDQNLTASIESQGSVTCHFKQLYQHNKFISSPVKSLDQNLTFMEYQGTLSHELKQLDQHNKLVSAGLGHDGDSVENVTRNGFSTLVGDKLDSLPSERRAESDSPFSKTNYVKELAEVESVIDNNLSHIQNESETFTNFQNSSRGKDIMNLQFESPDKNLKAGADPLQYMSYSCNRSENELPLEKSSPSKDLAQSLTLKESTPSRSMQDPSSASCSDMMPPFIGKVVQSPRSNSSRHDNNCHHEAYISQSPVHAQNIDNYSGQKRRNVQILYGDGDHIHKSARLQTSPEGHGSEGCNSEFMLEHTNEINNGEKIGGDRTKNWVDILAKFLGDTKQLFSESIDKLNLKSVFMLEDILVHLLTVKKYEMLCSEIQSQIKTDHRGNVRHKRVAETRLLLYKLVYEKAKLQLMGVKRDMFLKRVLLLSSGIQESQMLESKIEHLSEYGSGNAQIEHINQSKVDSEGTHKFLTTQVPDKAHVVQHQVSCDKVTTMRQESEALDGKIKSLIKFFHSNCKMKGEPSCADTIALVHDHLEKRMCCRFIQQDLQLWEVDHFESRNGHYNILLNYQGYISQRFTVNAGPASSIIISNKLNNENILKNFPNMDACTAFAFVFSAETPKKYIGSRSLAQETQITSSCLRKLLDVVEEVQSTQIEIRNLIQTSFYSPSVEQLDLRLCFIDFYSGRKVTLTLDMTCLNRGVYPSEILPKEMKASTAKPESSWPQSLIAEIRDSAENLRAGSSRIMRFCRCVSQLMRASCR comes from the exons ATGGCGTCGGAAGAAGTGGCGGCGAACACGGAGACGGAGGAGGAGACGATCGCCGTGAAGAAGCAGAAGCGCTCGCGGCGCGTGAGCTTCGCTGACGTGGAGATCACCTCCGTCCACATCTTCAACCGCGACGACGAAGACCtctcctcctccccctcctcTCCCAACTCCACCGGCGGCCATCCTCAGAAGCCTCTAGGGCTTTTCAGTGACCTCGTCGACGGCGACGATTTCAGAGACTCTTCTCCCAACCAACACCGCAACCCCTTCTTGCGGCCTTTGggatctccctctctctctccctctccgtTCGCTGCCTCCGCCTCCTCCGTTGACGACG AAGACAACTTTTTTGGTCCTGTATCAGCAGATTTCATTAGACCCGAAAGGTTATTAGATTCTGCTGCATCTGATGATATTACGATGGATTCAACCGCGTTTTCTATGCATTTCCGTAGTCTTGCAAGGTCAGATTCAGGAGGAGATGCCAAGACTCCAACGGCGCATCGTCTTGACTTTGAAGAGAAAACCCCTTTCCAGAATGCTACGCCTACTGATTCTGACAGTTTAATGGTACTAACTAAGGCTAAGAAACCAGGTCTGCAGTCTTTAGTGCCTGTTGATAAAGTAAGTGGTGGTAAAGATTCTAATGACATGAGTATTGTGGGAGAAAACCCACGGAGTTTTGATTATGGAAGGCTATCTCCCAGATTAGATGCACTTTTGGCTGAAGGCAGCGAGGATTTGAATGCTGTCTCTGATTCTATGCTTATTGATTCGAATTTATTAAAGAACACCGAGGATATGCATAATATGTTTGCTGAGGCAGTGGATCTGGCTCTTACAAAGATGGGTGAGGGAAATGGTGGCTCTATGTCCTTTCCTACTGATCAGATTATATATGATCACCAAGTCGTGACTCCCAAGCAGTTCAATAAa gagaGTAAGGAATTTACTGAAGATGCAACTGGAACGGGGAGGCCAATATTTCAGTTTACTGATGATAATAGAGGCACCCCATCTAATGAGGATGGTAGAGTTCTTAAGTCAGATGTCCATGCACACCATGAACCTGAATTTCAACCTTTGAGTGGAGGTGGGGTAAAAGAAAATTCTCCTGAAATCAGAAGATGTGACTCTGATATTGATCAGAAATCTGGCCAACGATATAGATCTCCTTTTGATGGATACATAACTTTGTTATCTTCTAAACAACGGGAATTAATTGTGAATACTCCTAATTCGGCCCAACATATGGGGATTGTGACCCCTTCCTCAAAACCACCAGGTTCCTTTTTAAGCAAGGAAAGGATTAGGCATGTTGCAGGTTTGTCTTCCCTTCCAAAAAGCATTTCCAAGTTTAATATTCCTGACCCTTCTCCCCGCCCCTCTAGTCTCATAGAGGGAATCGACAAATTGAAGCAGAGATTATCAAATTACTCCTCCATGCCCTCTCCCTTGAATTCTGCTTCAGCTGGAAATAGTAAAGAACTTCAATACAGATATTTGGATAGTCCCATTACTCGTTTAGAGGAGCAGTTGTCAACTGCTGATGTGAAGAATGGAGAAGATAAAAAGTTGATCAACATAGATGGTGATGGAATTGAGTCCCCCAAAAGCATTGGTAAGTTGAGCCAAAATAAAGAGGCTGCAGGCCTTGCAAAAGATAGAGTATCTCCAAATTACATGTCTACGGGCCTTCTTTCCAAAGATAAAGCTAAGAACCTAATGACAGTAGTGGCTTCCCCGTCTCAGTTCACTCAATCAGGAGGGAAAGTGAATCAAAATTTCTTGATGTCAGAAAATCCTATAGAAAGGACACTGGTTACTTCTGGAGCTGATTCCTCATTGGTGAAGATCAAACTTGATAACAGGGAAGTAACTAAAGGAACTGTTATATCTGATCAGTTGGTTTCCACTCCGGTGAAAAGTTTAGATCAGAACTTAACAGCATCCATTGAATCTCAAGGCAGTGTCACCTGCCATTTTAAACAGCTGTATCagcataataaatttatttcctCTCCAGTTAAAAGTTTAGATCAGAACTTAACATTCATGGAATATCAAGGCACCCTGTCCCATGAGTTGAAACAGTTGGATCAGCATAATAAACTTGTTAGTGCTGGTTTAGGGCACGATGGAGATTCTGTTGAAAATGTTACTAGAAATGGCTTTTCTACTCTGGTAGGTGACAAACTGGATTCCTTGCCATCTGAAAGGAGAGCTGAGTCTGACTCACCCTTCTCAAAGACTAATTATGTCAAAGAGCTTGCTGAAGTAGAAAGTGTTATTGATAATAACCTTTCCCATATTCAAAATGAATCTGAAACCTTTACAAACTTCCAGAACTCTTCCAGAGGCAAGGACATTATGAATCTTCAGTTTGAAAGCCCAGATAAGAACCTTAAAGCTGGAGCAGACCCACTCCAGTACATGTCATATTCTTGTAATAGAAGTGAAAATGAACTGCCCCTTGAAAAG AGTTCCCCCAGCAAAGATCTGGCTCAGAGTCTTACTTTGAAAGAGTCAACTCCAAGCCGCTCCATGCAAGATCCATCAAGTGCATCATGCAGTGACATGATGCCCCCTTTCATCGGGAAAGTTGTACAATCACCCAGGTCCAATTCAAGTAGACACGACAATAACTGCCATCATGAAGCTTATATTTCACAGAGTCCTGTTCATGCGCAGAATATTGATAATTATTCCggacagaaaagaagaaatgtACAAATACTTTATGGGGATGGGGACCATATACATAAATCAGCCAGACTGCAGACAAGTCCAGAAGGTCATGGAAGTGAGGGTTGTAATTCAGAGTTCATGTTGGAACACACTAATGAAATAAACAATGGAGAGAAGATTGGAGGTGACCGTACTAAGAATTGGGTTGAT ATTTTAGCAAAGTTCTTAGGTGATACAAAACAACTGTTTTCTGAATCCATTGATAAGCTAAATTTAAAATCG GTTTTCATGCTCGAAGATATTTTGGTTCACCTATTGACAGTTAAAAAATATGAGATGCTTTGTTCAGAAATCCAGTCTCAG ATAAAAACCGACCACCGCGGTAATGTTAGGCATAAAAG AGTAGCCGAAACAAGGTTGTTGTTGTATAAACTTGTCTATGAAAAGGCAAAATTGCAATTAATGGGTGTGAAGCGTGACATGTTTCTG AAAAGAGTACTTCTATTGAGCTCTGGAATTCAGGAGAGTCAAATGTTGGAGTCAAAAATTGAACATCTATCTGAATATGGTTCAGGAAATGCTCAAATTGAGCATATTAATCAGTCTAAAGTTGATTCAGAGGGCACACATAAATTCCTAACGACACAG GTTCCTGATAAAGCACATGTTGTACAGCACCAGGTTTCCTGTGACAAAGTGACCACAATGAGGCAGGAGTCTGAAGCTTTAGATGGAAAAATAAAGAGTTTGATCAAATTTTTTCACTCTAACTGTAAGATGAAAGGAGAACCAAGCTGTGCTGATACTATTGCATTAGTTCATGATCATCTGGAGAAGAGAATGTGTTGCAGGTTTATACAACAGGATTTACAG TTATGGGAAGTTGATCATTTTGAGAGTAGGAATGGTCATTACAATATTCTCCTCAACTATCAGGGCTACATCAGCCAAAG ATTCACAGTAAATGCTGGTCCAGCATCAAGCATTATAATCTCAAACAAATTGAATAATGAAAACATCTTAAAG AATTTTCCAAACATGGATGCTTGCACTGCATTTGCATTTGTGTTCAGTGCTGAGACCCCGAAGAAGTATATTGGTTCAAGAAGTTTGGCGCAAGAGACACAA ATAACCAGTTCATGTCTACGTAAGCTACTAGATGTGGTTGAGGAAGTACAATCAACCCAGATTGAGATTAGAAATCTAATCCAGACAAGTTTTTATTCTCCATCTG TTGAGCAGCTTGATTTGCGGctttgtttcattgatttttataGTGGTCGGAAGGTGACATTGACTCTTGACATGACATGTTTGAATCG TGGGGTTTATCCTTCAGAGATCCTTCCAAAAGAAATGAAAGCTTCCACTGCTAAGCCAGAGAGCTCTTGGCCTCAGTCACTCATAGCTGAAATAAGAGATTCAGCTGAGAATCTTAGAGCAGGATCTTCAAGGATAATGAGATTCTGTAGGTGTGTTTCTCAGCTGATGCGAGCTTCCTGCAGATGA